From Coturnix japonica isolate 7356 chromosome 1, Coturnix japonica 2.1, whole genome shotgun sequence, the proteins below share one genomic window:
- the SBF1 gene encoding myotubularin-related protein 5 isoform X8, producing the protein MARLADYFVLVGYDAEKRGSGDGQGQILQRFPEKDWEDNPFPQGIELFCQPSGWQLFTERNPPTFFVAVLTDINSERHYCACFTFWEPVESTQPQSHPRNGEEEEEESASPVQPAQLFAPKSLVLVSRLDHAEVFRNSLGLIYTIYVDGLNVSLENVIGNLLTCTIPITGGAQPDADDEAVRTISLGAGDRQVIQTPINDSLPVSSCSVALLFRQLGITNVLYLFCAALTEHKILFLSSSYQRLTDACRALLALMFPLKYSFTYVPILPAQLLEVLSTPTPFIIGVHSIFQSETQELLDVVIADLDGGTVNVPECVHISLLPEPLLQQTREALSMVLDPELEVADLAFPPSTISASSLKMQDKEIRAVFLRLFAQLLQGYRWCLHIIRIHPEPVIRFHKAAFLGQRGLTEDDFLTKVLEGMAFAGFVTERGAPYRSIDLFDELVAYEVKRMRAEEGNKQKILRHIKELAEKLYKNENPYPAVTMHKVQKPTEGCHLRLHQKPFPRLDEGTVQWIIDQATAKLQTAPPAVKAEKKCMVPSGPPIAAILERNGNALANSARRLEVVRNCISYVFENKMLEAKKLFPAVLRAMKGRAARHCLTQELNLHVQQNRAVLDHQQFDFIVRMMNCCLQDCTAMDEHGIAAALLPLVTAFCRKLSSGITQFAYSCVQEHVVWTNIQFWEAMFYSDVQNHIRALYLDSSEENHADEESTEEPQEARSALEIASEQLRLWPTMSREKQQELIQKEESTVFSQAIHYANRMSYLLLPLDTSKNRLLRSSGLGDVESVSNSFVTNSIAGSVAESYDTESGFEDAESSDVANYVVRFINRFVDKVCTESGVTNEHLKGLHVMIPDIVQMHIETLDAVHRESKRLPPIQKPKLLRPNLLVGEECVMEGLRVYLMPDGREEAAGGNIGGPPLLPAEGAIFLTTYRIIFKGTPTDPLVGEQVVIRSFPISSLTKEKKINIQAQVDQFIQEGLQLRSCTFQLLKIAFDEEVASDSAEVFRKHLHKLRYPQHVHGTFAFTVGQSPKQAMQPKAKEKNPSLSSQQVTDMFQGLTVGVMSLGHLGHSTTTLSKNLVKNAKKTIGRQYVTRKKYTPPAWEQRSSQHFPEDNEDEISVSEEMDRSTLTPTTTIRPSEKMTINHLVERACCRDYQRLGLGTLSSSLTRSKNEPFRISTVNRMYAICRSYPGLLIVPQSIQDNTIQRISRCYRQNRFPVVCWRNSRTKAVLLRSGGLHGKGVVGLFKSQNAPTAGPSQTDSTSLEQEKYLQAVINSMPHYADAGGRNTLSGFTSAHMSSAGKWGSIRASGRMSSYALNVEIGSRLAGKDLLGAQHNGAPAEASFLRQHRASLYIIGDKSQLKGVKPDPLQHWEVVPIEVFDVRQVKASFKKLMKACVPGCPSTDPSVAYLRSLEESEWLSQIHKILQISVLVVELLDTGSSVLVSLEDGWDITTQVVSLVQLLSDPYYRTLEGFRLLVEKEWLSFGHRFSHRGAQTLAGQSSGFAPIFLQFLDCVHQIHLQFPMEFEFSLYYLKFLSYHYISNRFRTFLLDSDYERIELGLLYEEKGERKCQQVYKSIWDYIDRLNKKAPVFFNYMYAPEDGEVLRPYSNISNLKVWDYYTEETLSEGPSYDWELVQGQPEHMEEADRQDTGAPQTKRKIIWPCYDNRSRMEPDAISKLLEDLHNLEMELGQVPERWKDTWDKIKASQRTEARQEGSRTPSSLLMSSGLSHHRRSLGVYLQESGVGSTLNLSLDSDTSSTSTPSSGKQGGRRSTSTLYSQFQMSESENRSYEGSLYKKGAFMKPWKPRWFVLDKTKHQLRYYDSRMDTECKGVIDLAEVESITPGTPTMGAPKTVDEKAFFDLKTTKRVYNFCAQDVQLAQQWIDRIQSCLSDA; encoded by the exons TTCTGCCAGCCCAGCGGTTGGCAGCTGTTCACAGAGAGGAATCCACCCACCTTCTTTGTGGCCGTGCTGACCGACATCAACTCGGAGAGGCATTACTGCGCCTGCTTCACCTTTTGGGAGCCTGTGGAGAGCACGCAG CCTCAAAGCCACCCCAGgaatggagaggaggaggaagaggagtcGGCGTCTCCCGTCCAACCGGCGCAGCTCTTTGCTCCCAAGAGCCTGGTGCTGGTGTCACGGCTGGACCACGCCGAGGTGTTCAGG AACAGCCTGGGCTTGATCTACACCATCTATGTGGACGGGCTGAACGTGTCCCTGGAGAACGTCATTGGGAACCTGCTGACATGCACCATCCCCATCACTGGTGGAGCCCAG CCTGACGCGGACGACGAAGCAGTG CGGACGATCTCACTGGGCGCAGGGGACAGGCAGGTGATCCAGACACCCATCAATGACTCTCTTCCCgtcagcagctgcagtgtggcTCTGCTCTTCCGGCAGCTCG gCATCACCAACGTGCTGTATCTCTTCTGCGCTGCACTCACTGAGCACAAGATCctgtttctctccagcagctACCAGCGGCTCACCGATGCCTGCCGGGCTCTCCTTGCACTTATGTTCCCCCTTAAGTACAG TTTTACCTACGTACCCAtcctgcctgcacagctcctggAGGTACTGAGCACCCCGACACCCTTCATTATCGGAGTCCACTCCATCTTCCAGTCGGAGACACAGGAGCTG CTGGATGTCGTTATTGCAGACCTGGATGGGGGCACAGTGAACGTCCCTGAGTGTGTGCACATCTCCCTGCTCCCTGAGCCTCTCCTGCAGCAGACCCGTGAAGCCCTCTCCATG GTCTTGGACCCGGAGCTGGAGGTGGCAGATTTGGCATTTCCCCCTTCTACGATTTCTGCTTCGTCTCTCAAAATGCAG GACAAGGAGATCCGGGCTGTCTTCCTCCGCTtgtttgcacagctgctgcagggctatCGTTGGTGTCTGCACATCATCCGCATCCATCCTGAGCCCGTCATCCGCTTCCACAAG GCAGCCTTCCTGGGCCAGAGGGGGCTGACGGAGGATGACTTTCTCACCAAGGTGCTGGAAGGCATGGCCTTTGCTGGCTTTGTGACAGAGCGGGGGGCCCCGTATCGCTCCATTGACCTGTTTGATGAG CTTGTTGCTTATGAAGTGAAGCGCATGCGTGCAGAAGAGGGgaacaagcagaaaatattgCGGCACATCaaggagctggcagagaaaCTATACAAAAAT GAGAACCCATACCCCGCCGTGACCATGCACAAGGTGCAGAAGCCCACAGAAGGCTGCCATCTGCGCTTGCACCAGAAACCCTTTCCCCGTTTGGAtgagggcacagtgcagtgGATCATCGACCAGGCCACAGCCAAGCTGCAGACAGCCCCTCCAgctgtgaaagcagagaagaagtGCATGGTGCCCTCAGGCCCCCCCATTG CAGCCATCCTGGAGCGTAATGGCAATGCCTTGGCCAACAGTGCCCGCCGCCTGGAGGTGGTTCGGAACTGCATCTCCTACGTCTTTGAGAACAAGATGTTAGAAGCCAAAAAG TTattccctgctgtgctgcgTGCCATGAAAGGCCGAGCTGCCCGGCACTGCCTGACCCAGGAGCTGAACCTGCACGTGCAGCAGAACCGCGCCGTGCTGGACCACCAACAGTTCGACTTCATCGTCCGTATGATGAACTGCTGCTTGCAG GACTGCACGGCCATGGATGAGCATGGGATTGCAGCCGCGCTCCTACCACTGGTCACTGCTTTCTGCCGA AAACTGAGCTCAGGCATCACGCAGTTTGCCTACAGCTGCGTGCAGGAGCACGTGGTGTGGACCAACATCCAGTTCTGGGAAGCTATGTTCTACAGTGATGTGCAGAACCACATCCGAGCCTTGTATCTGGACAGCAGTGAGGAGAACCATGCAGATGAG GAGAGCACGGAGGAGCCCCAGGAAGCCAGGTCTGCCCTGGAGATAGCATCAGAGCAGCTGAGGCTGTGGCCCACCATGAGCCGAGAGAAGCAGCAAGAGCTGATCCAAAAGGAGGAGAGCACAGTTTTCAGCCAGGCCATCCACTACGCCAACCGCATGAGttacctgctgctgcctctggaCACCAGCAAGAACCGCCTGCTGCGCAGCTCCGGGCTGGGAGACGTGGAGAGCGTCAGCAACAGCTTTGTCACCAACAG CATCGCCGGCAGCGTGGCCGAGAGCTACGACACAGAGAGTGGGTTTGAGGATGCTGAGAGCTCAGACGTGGCCAACTACGTGGTGCGGTTCATCAACCGCTTCGTGGACAAAGTCTGCACAGAGAGCGGCGTCACCAACGAGCACCTGAAGGGGCTGCACGTCATGATCCCTG ATATCGTGCAGATGCACATAGAGACACTGGATGCTGTGCACAGGGAGAGCAAGAGGCTTCCTCCCATCCAGAAG CCAAAACTGCTGCGCCCCAACCTGTTGGTGGGTGAGGAATGTGTGATGGAGGGGCTGCGTGTGTACCTCATGCCTGACGGACGGGAGGAGGCCGCCGGGGGGAATATTGGTGGTCCACCTCTTCTCCCTGCGGAAGGAGCCATCTTCCTCACCACGTACCGCATCATCTTCAAAGGAACTCCCACAGACCCCCTGG TGGGGGAGCAGGTGGTGATCCGatccttccccatctcctcGCTGACCAAAGAGAAGAAGATCAACATCCAGGCCCAGGTGGATCAATTCATCCAGGAGGGCCTTCAGCTGCGCTCATGCACATTCCAG CTGCTGAAGATTGCCTTCGATGAGGAGGTGGCTTCAGACAGCGCCGAGGTCTTCAGGAAGCATCTGCACAAGCTGCGTTACCCCCAGCATGTGCACGGCACCTTTGCCTTCACCGTGGGCCAGTCTCCCAAGCAAGCCATGCAGCCCAAGGCCAAGGAGAAGAACCCCTCACTCAG ctcccagcaggtgACCGAtatgttccagggcctgacaGTGGGGGTCATGTCCCTCGGGCACCTTGGCCATTCGACCAC GACGCTCTCCAAAAACCTGGTGAAAAATGCCAAGAAAACCATCGGCCGCCAATACGTGACCCGCAAGAAATACACACCGCCCGCCTGGGAGCAGCGCAGCAGCCAGCACTTCCCAGAGGACAACGAGGATGAGATCTCAG TGTCCGAGGAGATGGACAGGAGCACTTTGACCCCCACCACAACCATCAGACCCTCGGAGAAGATGACCATCAACCACCTGGTGGAGCGCGCCTGCTGCCGCGACTACCAGCGCCTGGGGCTGGGCAcgctcagcagcagcctcacGCGTTCCAAGAACGAACCCTTCCGCATCTCCACGGTCAACCGCATGTACGCCATTTGTCGGAG TTACCCCGGGCTGCTGATCGTGCCGCAGAGCATCCAGGACAACACCATCCAGCGCATCTCCCGCTGTTACCGCCAGAACCGCTTCCCCGTGGTTTGCTGGCGCAACTCCCGCACCAAAGCCGTGCTGCTGCGCTCGGGGGGGCTGCACGGGAAGGGCGTCGTGGGCCTCTTCAAGTCTCAGAATGCTCCCACTGCAG GCCCCTCGCAGACGGACTCCACCAGTTTGGAGCAGGAGAAATACCTGCAGGCTGTCATCAACTCCATGCCCCACTACGCTGACGCTGGTGGGCGCAACACGCTCAGCGGCTTCACCTCCGCTCACATGAGCAGTGCAG GTAAATGGGGCAGCATCCGGGCCAGCGGGCGCATGAGCAGCTATGCCTTGAATGTGGAGATCGGCTCACGGCTGGCTGGGAAGGACCTGCTGGGTGCCCAGCACAACGGGGCGCCCGCCGAGGCCAGCTTCCTACGTCAGCACCGCGCCTCGCTCTACATCATCGGGGACAAGTCACAACTGAAG GGGGTGAAGCCAGACCcgctgcagcactgggaggtgGTGCCCATCGAGGTGTTTGACGTGCGGCAGGTGAAGGCCAGCTTCAAGAAGCTGATGAAGGCCTGCGTGCCCGGCTGCCCCTCCACCGACCCCAGCGTCGCCTACCTGCGCTCCCTGGAGGAGTCCGAGTGGCTCTCACAG ATCCATAAGATCCTGCAGATTTCAGTGTTGGTGGTGGAGCTCCTGGACACGGGTTCCTCTGTGCTTGTCAGCCTGGAGGACGGCTGGGACATCACCACACAG GTGGTCTCCTTGGTGCAGCTCCTGTCAGACCCCTACTACCGGACGCTGGAGGGCTTCCGCCTGTTGGTGGAGAAGGAGTGGTTGTCCTTCGGGCACCGCTTCAGCCACCGTGGGGCGCAGACCTTGGCTGGACAGAGCAGTGGCTTCGCTCCCATCTTCCTGCAGTTCCTAGACTGTGTGCACCAG ATCCACCTGCAGTTCCCCATGGAGTTTGAGTTCAGTCTGTACTACCTGAAGTTCCTCAGCTACCACTACATCTCCAATCGGTTCCGGACCTTCCTGCTGGACTCTGACTACGAGCGCATCGAGCTGG GCCTCCTGTACGAGGAGAAGGGTGAACGCAAATGCCAGCAGGTCTACAAGTCCATCTGGGATTACATCGACCGGCTGAACAAGAAAGCTCCTGTCTTCTTCAACTACATGTACGCCCCCGAGGACGGGGAG GTGCTGCGGCCGTACAGCAACATTTCCAACCTGAAGGTGTGGGACTATTACACGGAGGAGACGCTCTCGGAGGGTCCCTCCTACGACTGGGAGCTGGTGCAGGGGCAGCCCGAGCACATGGAGGAGGCAGACAGGCAGGACACTGGCGCGCCGCAGACCAAGCGCAAAATCATCTGGCCCTGCTATGACAACCGCAGCCGCATGGAGCCCGACGCCATCTCCAAGCTGCTGGAG GACCTTCACAACTTGGAGATGGAGCTGGGGCAGGTCCCGGAGCGCTGGAAGGACACGTGGGACAAGATCAAAGCCTCCCAACGCACCGAGGCTCGGCAGGAGGGCAGCCGG ACCCCCAGCTCCTTGTTGATGTCCTCGGGGCTCTCTCACCACCGCCGCTCGCTGGGGGTCTACCTGCAGGAGAGCGGAGTGGGGTCCACCCTCAACCTCAGCCTGGACAGCGACACCAGCAGCACGTCCACCCCATCCAGCGGGAAGCAGGGCGGCCGCCGGAGCACCAGCACCTTGTACAGCCAGTTCCAGATGTCCGAGAGCGAGAACAG GTCCTACGAGGGGTCACTGTACAAGAAAGGAGCCTTCATGAAGCCCTGGAAGCCGCGCTGGTTCGTGCTGGATAAAACCAAGCACCAG CTGCGGTACTACGACAGCCGGATGGACACGGAGTGCAAAGGGGTCATCGATCTGGCCGAGGTGGAATCCATCACGCCCGGAACCCCCACCATGGGAGCCCCCAAGACGGTGGATGAGAAAGCGTTCTTCGAC CTGAAGACGACGAAACGCGTTTACAACTTCTGCGCCCAGGACGTGCAGCTGGCGCAGCAGTGGATCGACCGCATCCAGAGCTGCTTATCGGACGCCTGA
- the SBF1 gene encoding myotubularin-related protein 5 isoform X10, whose translation MARLADYFVLVGYDAEKRGSGDGQGQILQRFPEKDWEDNPFPQGIELFCQPSGWQLFTERNPPTFFVAVLTDINSERHYCACFTFWEPVESTQPQSHPRNGEEEEEESASPVQPAQLFAPKSLVLVSRLDHAEVFRNSLGLIYTIYVDGLNVSLENVIGNLLTCTIPITGGAQRTISLGAGDRQVIQTPINDSLPVSSCSVALLFRQLGITNVLYLFCAALTEHKILFLSSSYQRLTDACRALLALMFPLKYSFTYVPILPAQLLEVLSTPTPFIIGVHSIFQSETQELLDVVIADLDGGTVNVPECVHISLLPEPLLQQTREALSMVLDPELEVADLAFPPSTISASSLKMQDKEIRAVFLRLFAQLLQGYRWCLHIIRIHPEPVIRFHKAAFLGQRGLTEDDFLTKVLEGMAFAGFVTERGAPYRSIDLFDELVAYEVKRMRAEEGNKQKILRHIKELAEKLYKNENPYPAVTMHKVQKPTEGCHLRLHQKPFPRLDEGTVQWIIDQATAKLQTAPPAVKAEKKCMVPSGPPIAAILERNGNALANSARRLEVVRNCISYVFENKMLEAKKLFPAVLRAMKGRAARHCLTQELNLHVQQNRAVLDHQQFDFIVRMMNCCLQDCTAMDEHGIAAALLPLVTAFCRKLSSGITQFAYSCVQEHVVWTNIQFWEAMFYSDVQNHIRALYLDSSEENHADEESTEEPQEARSALEIASEQLRLWPTMSREKQQELIQKEESTVFSQAIHYANRMSYLLLPLDTSKNRLLRSSGLGDVESVSNSFVTNSIAGSVAESYDTESGFEDAESSDVANYVVRFINRFVDKVCTESGVTNEHLKGLHVMIPDIVQMHIETLDAVHRESKRLPPIQKPKLLRPNLLVGEECVMEGLRVYLMPDGREEAAGGNIGGPPLLPAEGAIFLTTYRIIFKGTPTDPLVGEQVVIRSFPISSLTKEKKINIQAQVDQFIQEGLQLRSCTFQLLKIAFDEEVASDSAEVFRKHLHKLRYPQHVHGTFAFTVGQSPKQAMQPKAKEKNPSLRTLSKNLVKNAKKTIGRQYVTRKKYTPPAWEQRSSQHFPEDNEDEISVSEEMDRSTLTPTTTIRPSEKMTINHLVERACCRDYQRLGLGTLSSSLTRSKNEPFRISTVNRMYAICRSYPGLLIVPQSIQDNTIQRISRCYRQNRFPVVCWRNSRTKAVLLRSGGLHGKGVVGLFKSQNAPTAGPSQTDSTSLEQEKYLQAVINSMPHYADAGGRNTLSGFTSAHMSSAGKWGSIRASGRMSSYALNVEIGSRLAGKDLLGAQHNGAPAEASFLRQHRASLYIIGDKSQLKGVKPDPLQHWEVVPIEVFDVRQVKASFKKLMKACVPGCPSTDPSVAYLRSLEESEWLSQIHKILQISVLVVELLDTGSSVLVSLEDGWDITTQVVSLVQLLSDPYYRTLEGFRLLVEKEWLSFGHRFSHRGAQTLAGQSSGFAPIFLQFLDCVHQIHLQFPMEFEFSLYYLKFLSYHYISNRFRTFLLDSDYERIELGLLYEEKGERKCQQVYKSIWDYIDRLNKKAPVFFNYMYAPEDGEVLRPYSNISNLKVWDYYTEETLSEGPSYDWELVQGQPEHMEEADRQDTGAPQTKRKIIWPCYDNRSRMEPDAISKLLEDLHNLEMELGQVPERWKDTWDKIKASQRTEARQEGSRTPSSLLMSSGLSHHRRSLGVYLQESGVGSTLNLSLDSDTSSTSTPSSGKQGGRRSTSTLYSQFQMSESENRSYEGSLYKKGAFMKPWKPRWFVLDKTKHQLRYYDSRMDTECKGVIDLAEVESITPGTPTMGAPKTVDEKAFFDLKTTKRVYNFCAQDVQLAQQWIDRIQSCLSDA comes from the exons TTCTGCCAGCCCAGCGGTTGGCAGCTGTTCACAGAGAGGAATCCACCCACCTTCTTTGTGGCCGTGCTGACCGACATCAACTCGGAGAGGCATTACTGCGCCTGCTTCACCTTTTGGGAGCCTGTGGAGAGCACGCAG CCTCAAAGCCACCCCAGgaatggagaggaggaggaagaggagtcGGCGTCTCCCGTCCAACCGGCGCAGCTCTTTGCTCCCAAGAGCCTGGTGCTGGTGTCACGGCTGGACCACGCCGAGGTGTTCAGG AACAGCCTGGGCTTGATCTACACCATCTATGTGGACGGGCTGAACGTGTCCCTGGAGAACGTCATTGGGAACCTGCTGACATGCACCATCCCCATCACTGGTGGAGCCCAG CGGACGATCTCACTGGGCGCAGGGGACAGGCAGGTGATCCAGACACCCATCAATGACTCTCTTCCCgtcagcagctgcagtgtggcTCTGCTCTTCCGGCAGCTCG gCATCACCAACGTGCTGTATCTCTTCTGCGCTGCACTCACTGAGCACAAGATCctgtttctctccagcagctACCAGCGGCTCACCGATGCCTGCCGGGCTCTCCTTGCACTTATGTTCCCCCTTAAGTACAG TTTTACCTACGTACCCAtcctgcctgcacagctcctggAGGTACTGAGCACCCCGACACCCTTCATTATCGGAGTCCACTCCATCTTCCAGTCGGAGACACAGGAGCTG CTGGATGTCGTTATTGCAGACCTGGATGGGGGCACAGTGAACGTCCCTGAGTGTGTGCACATCTCCCTGCTCCCTGAGCCTCTCCTGCAGCAGACCCGTGAAGCCCTCTCCATG GTCTTGGACCCGGAGCTGGAGGTGGCAGATTTGGCATTTCCCCCTTCTACGATTTCTGCTTCGTCTCTCAAAATGCAG GACAAGGAGATCCGGGCTGTCTTCCTCCGCTtgtttgcacagctgctgcagggctatCGTTGGTGTCTGCACATCATCCGCATCCATCCTGAGCCCGTCATCCGCTTCCACAAG GCAGCCTTCCTGGGCCAGAGGGGGCTGACGGAGGATGACTTTCTCACCAAGGTGCTGGAAGGCATGGCCTTTGCTGGCTTTGTGACAGAGCGGGGGGCCCCGTATCGCTCCATTGACCTGTTTGATGAG CTTGTTGCTTATGAAGTGAAGCGCATGCGTGCAGAAGAGGGgaacaagcagaaaatattgCGGCACATCaaggagctggcagagaaaCTATACAAAAAT GAGAACCCATACCCCGCCGTGACCATGCACAAGGTGCAGAAGCCCACAGAAGGCTGCCATCTGCGCTTGCACCAGAAACCCTTTCCCCGTTTGGAtgagggcacagtgcagtgGATCATCGACCAGGCCACAGCCAAGCTGCAGACAGCCCCTCCAgctgtgaaagcagagaagaagtGCATGGTGCCCTCAGGCCCCCCCATTG CAGCCATCCTGGAGCGTAATGGCAATGCCTTGGCCAACAGTGCCCGCCGCCTGGAGGTGGTTCGGAACTGCATCTCCTACGTCTTTGAGAACAAGATGTTAGAAGCCAAAAAG TTattccctgctgtgctgcgTGCCATGAAAGGCCGAGCTGCCCGGCACTGCCTGACCCAGGAGCTGAACCTGCACGTGCAGCAGAACCGCGCCGTGCTGGACCACCAACAGTTCGACTTCATCGTCCGTATGATGAACTGCTGCTTGCAG GACTGCACGGCCATGGATGAGCATGGGATTGCAGCCGCGCTCCTACCACTGGTCACTGCTTTCTGCCGA AAACTGAGCTCAGGCATCACGCAGTTTGCCTACAGCTGCGTGCAGGAGCACGTGGTGTGGACCAACATCCAGTTCTGGGAAGCTATGTTCTACAGTGATGTGCAGAACCACATCCGAGCCTTGTATCTGGACAGCAGTGAGGAGAACCATGCAGATGAG GAGAGCACGGAGGAGCCCCAGGAAGCCAGGTCTGCCCTGGAGATAGCATCAGAGCAGCTGAGGCTGTGGCCCACCATGAGCCGAGAGAAGCAGCAAGAGCTGATCCAAAAGGAGGAGAGCACAGTTTTCAGCCAGGCCATCCACTACGCCAACCGCATGAGttacctgctgctgcctctggaCACCAGCAAGAACCGCCTGCTGCGCAGCTCCGGGCTGGGAGACGTGGAGAGCGTCAGCAACAGCTTTGTCACCAACAG CATCGCCGGCAGCGTGGCCGAGAGCTACGACACAGAGAGTGGGTTTGAGGATGCTGAGAGCTCAGACGTGGCCAACTACGTGGTGCGGTTCATCAACCGCTTCGTGGACAAAGTCTGCACAGAGAGCGGCGTCACCAACGAGCACCTGAAGGGGCTGCACGTCATGATCCCTG ATATCGTGCAGATGCACATAGAGACACTGGATGCTGTGCACAGGGAGAGCAAGAGGCTTCCTCCCATCCAGAAG CCAAAACTGCTGCGCCCCAACCTGTTGGTGGGTGAGGAATGTGTGATGGAGGGGCTGCGTGTGTACCTCATGCCTGACGGACGGGAGGAGGCCGCCGGGGGGAATATTGGTGGTCCACCTCTTCTCCCTGCGGAAGGAGCCATCTTCCTCACCACGTACCGCATCATCTTCAAAGGAACTCCCACAGACCCCCTGG TGGGGGAGCAGGTGGTGATCCGatccttccccatctcctcGCTGACCAAAGAGAAGAAGATCAACATCCAGGCCCAGGTGGATCAATTCATCCAGGAGGGCCTTCAGCTGCGCTCATGCACATTCCAG CTGCTGAAGATTGCCTTCGATGAGGAGGTGGCTTCAGACAGCGCCGAGGTCTTCAGGAAGCATCTGCACAAGCTGCGTTACCCCCAGCATGTGCACGGCACCTTTGCCTTCACCGTGGGCCAGTCTCCCAAGCAAGCCATGCAGCCCAAGGCCAAGGAGAAGAACCCCTCACTCAG GACGCTCTCCAAAAACCTGGTGAAAAATGCCAAGAAAACCATCGGCCGCCAATACGTGACCCGCAAGAAATACACACCGCCCGCCTGGGAGCAGCGCAGCAGCCAGCACTTCCCAGAGGACAACGAGGATGAGATCTCAG TGTCCGAGGAGATGGACAGGAGCACTTTGACCCCCACCACAACCATCAGACCCTCGGAGAAGATGACCATCAACCACCTGGTGGAGCGCGCCTGCTGCCGCGACTACCAGCGCCTGGGGCTGGGCAcgctcagcagcagcctcacGCGTTCCAAGAACGAACCCTTCCGCATCTCCACGGTCAACCGCATGTACGCCATTTGTCGGAG TTACCCCGGGCTGCTGATCGTGCCGCAGAGCATCCAGGACAACACCATCCAGCGCATCTCCCGCTGTTACCGCCAGAACCGCTTCCCCGTGGTTTGCTGGCGCAACTCCCGCACCAAAGCCGTGCTGCTGCGCTCGGGGGGGCTGCACGGGAAGGGCGTCGTGGGCCTCTTCAAGTCTCAGAATGCTCCCACTGCAG GCCCCTCGCAGACGGACTCCACCAGTTTGGAGCAGGAGAAATACCTGCAGGCTGTCATCAACTCCATGCCCCACTACGCTGACGCTGGTGGGCGCAACACGCTCAGCGGCTTCACCTCCGCTCACATGAGCAGTGCAG GTAAATGGGGCAGCATCCGGGCCAGCGGGCGCATGAGCAGCTATGCCTTGAATGTGGAGATCGGCTCACGGCTGGCTGGGAAGGACCTGCTGGGTGCCCAGCACAACGGGGCGCCCGCCGAGGCCAGCTTCCTACGTCAGCACCGCGCCTCGCTCTACATCATCGGGGACAAGTCACAACTGAAG GGGGTGAAGCCAGACCcgctgcagcactgggaggtgGTGCCCATCGAGGTGTTTGACGTGCGGCAGGTGAAGGCCAGCTTCAAGAAGCTGATGAAGGCCTGCGTGCCCGGCTGCCCCTCCACCGACCCCAGCGTCGCCTACCTGCGCTCCCTGGAGGAGTCCGAGTGGCTCTCACAG ATCCATAAGATCCTGCAGATTTCAGTGTTGGTGGTGGAGCTCCTGGACACGGGTTCCTCTGTGCTTGTCAGCCTGGAGGACGGCTGGGACATCACCACACAG GTGGTCTCCTTGGTGCAGCTCCTGTCAGACCCCTACTACCGGACGCTGGAGGGCTTCCGCCTGTTGGTGGAGAAGGAGTGGTTGTCCTTCGGGCACCGCTTCAGCCACCGTGGGGCGCAGACCTTGGCTGGACAGAGCAGTGGCTTCGCTCCCATCTTCCTGCAGTTCCTAGACTGTGTGCACCAG ATCCACCTGCAGTTCCCCATGGAGTTTGAGTTCAGTCTGTACTACCTGAAGTTCCTCAGCTACCACTACATCTCCAATCGGTTCCGGACCTTCCTGCTGGACTCTGACTACGAGCGCATCGAGCTGG GCCTCCTGTACGAGGAGAAGGGTGAACGCAAATGCCAGCAGGTCTACAAGTCCATCTGGGATTACATCGACCGGCTGAACAAGAAAGCTCCTGTCTTCTTCAACTACATGTACGCCCCCGAGGACGGGGAG GTGCTGCGGCCGTACAGCAACATTTCCAACCTGAAGGTGTGGGACTATTACACGGAGGAGACGCTCTCGGAGGGTCCCTCCTACGACTGGGAGCTGGTGCAGGGGCAGCCCGAGCACATGGAGGAGGCAGACAGGCAGGACACTGGCGCGCCGCAGACCAAGCGCAAAATCATCTGGCCCTGCTATGACAACCGCAGCCGCATGGAGCCCGACGCCATCTCCAAGCTGCTGGAG GACCTTCACAACTTGGAGATGGAGCTGGGGCAGGTCCCGGAGCGCTGGAAGGACACGTGGGACAAGATCAAAGCCTCCCAACGCACCGAGGCTCGGCAGGAGGGCAGCCGG ACCCCCAGCTCCTTGTTGATGTCCTCGGGGCTCTCTCACCACCGCCGCTCGCTGGGGGTCTACCTGCAGGAGAGCGGAGTGGGGTCCACCCTCAACCTCAGCCTGGACAGCGACACCAGCAGCACGTCCACCCCATCCAGCGGGAAGCAGGGCGGCCGCCGGAGCACCAGCACCTTGTACAGCCAGTTCCAGATGTCCGAGAGCGAGAACAG GTCCTACGAGGGGTCACTGTACAAGAAAGGAGCCTTCATGAAGCCCTGGAAGCCGCGCTGGTTCGTGCTGGATAAAACCAAGCACCAG CTGCGGTACTACGACAGCCGGATGGACACGGAGTGCAAAGGGGTCATCGATCTGGCCGAGGTGGAATCCATCACGCCCGGAACCCCCACCATGGGAGCCCCCAAGACGGTGGATGAGAAAGCGTTCTTCGAC CTGAAGACGACGAAACGCGTTTACAACTTCTGCGCCCAGGACGTGCAGCTGGCGCAGCAGTGGATCGACCGCATCCAGAGCTGCTTATCGGACGCCTGA